CGGCACGAGAATCCCGACTACCTGCCGGGGCTCGAGCTGCCGCACACGATCACGGCCGACCCCGATCCGGCGGTCGCGCTGGACGGCGCCGACATCGTGGTGCTGGCGGTGCCTGCGCAGACCCTGCGCACCAACCTGGCCACCTGGAAGCCGCTGATCGGGCCCTCGGCCGTCACGGTCAGCCTGATGAAGGGCGTCGAAAAGGGCACCCTGAAGCGGATGAGCGAGGTCATCGGCGAGGTCCTGGAGATCGGCCCGGAACGTAATGCCGTGGTGTCCGGCCCGAACCTGGCCGCCGAGATCGCCGCCCGCCAGCCCACCGCCACCGTGGTCGCCTGCACCGACCACGACACCGCCGAACAGGTGGCGGCGGCCTGCTCCGCCCCCTACTTCCGGCCGTACACCAACCACGACGTGATCGGCGTGGAACTGTCCGGTGCGGTGAAGAACGTGATCGCGCTGGCCGTGGGCATGGTCGAGGGCATGGGCCTGGGCGACAACTCGAAGGCCTCGATCATCACCCGGGGCCTGGCCGAGATCACCCGCCTGGGCGTTGCTCTCGGTGCCGAGCCGGCCACGTTCGCGGGTCTGGCCGGGATGGGCGACCTGGTCGCGACCTGTGCCTCGCCGCTGTCCCGCAACCGCACCTTCGGCGTGCACCTGGGGCAGGGCATGACCGTCGACGAGGTCGTGGCCATCACCAACCGCACCGCCGAGGGAGTGAAGAGCACCGGCGCGATCCTGGGTCTGGCCCGCGAACACGGCGTCGACATGCCCATCGCCGAGGCGGTGACCGGCGTGGTGAACGGCGAGGTCCCGCTGTCCGAGCTGGCCGGGAGCCTGCTCTCCCGGGCCCGGAAGTCGGAACTCGCCTAACGACCGGCGGCGTCGAGGGCCTGTGACAGGTCGGCCCACAGGTCCTCGACATCCTCGATCCCCGCCGACAGGCGGATCAGCGATTCGGGTACCAGCTTCGACTCGCCCCCGTGCCGGCGCCGGCGCTCCAGGCTGGACTCCACCCCGCCGAGACTCGTCGTGTGGACCCACAGTCGCGTGGCGGCACAGACCTTCTCGGCCTGCTCCGCGGAGCCGTTCAGCTCGAAGGAGAGCATCGCCCCGAATCCGCGCATCTGGGCGCGCGCCAGCTCGTGCCCCGGGTGACCGGGCAGGCCCGGGTACCGCACCTTCGCGACGGCCGGGTGATCACCCAGCCGGCGGGCCAGTTCGGCGGCGTTCGCACTCGCCCGTTCCACCCGCAGAGCCAGGGTGCGCAGGCCGCGCAGGACCAGCCAGGCCTCCATCGGGCCGGGGATGGCTCCGTTGATCGTGCGGTGGCCGTGCAGGCGCTGCTGCAGCTGCGGCGACTCCTCCGCCGTGACAACGATTCCCAGGAGTACGTCGCTGTGCCCGCTGAGGTATTTCGTGGCGGAGTGCACCACCATGTGCGCACCGAGTGACAGCGGTTGCTGCAGGAGGGGCGTGGCGAAGGTGTTGTCCACCGCCGTCAGGACCTCGCGCGAGCGGGCGGCGGCGATGATGGTGGCCAGGTCGGCGACGTCCATCAGGGGGTTCGTCGGGGTCTCCAGGATCACCAGGTCGGCCCCCTCCAGGGCGCCCACCACGACATCGGTGTCAGCCATCGGCACCGGGCGCACGGCGAGCCGGCCGGCCGCGGCGAGTTCACCGGCGAGCTGGGCGGTTCCGGAATATGGCGCGTCCGGGATCACCACCGTGCCGCCGAGGGGCACCAGGTTGAGCACCGCCGAGATGGCCGCCATGCCGGAGCCGAAAGCCAGTGCCGGACCACCCTCCAGCGCCCCGACCGCGTCCTCCAGGGCGGTCCAGGTCGGGTTGCCCCACCGGCCGTAGCCCAGATCACCCGGCTGGTGCGAGAAGTCGGAGGCGGTGTAGGTGGACGTAAGCACCACCGGCACGTTCATCGGCTGGTTCGGCGTGCCCGCGGGGCGGCCGGCCGTGACCACGAGGGTGGCGGAAGCCAGCTTGCCCTGGGAGGAGTCACTCATGCGCACAGAGTAGAAGGTGGCTGGTGTCACCCGTGCAGGCCCCAGGGTGCGGGGGTGCGCCCGGGATGCGCACCTCGAATCCCCGGTACTCTCCCCGGTCATGGACGCTATCCAGCCCGTGACTTCCACGGATCCGGGAATCACGGCCCCCCGCAAGCCCCGGGTGGCCGTGCTCTTCGGCGGGCGCTCGAGCGAGCACGCGGTCAGTTGTGCCACCGCCTCGTCGGTGCTGCGCGCGATCGATCACGACGCGTACGACGTGATCCCGATCGGTGTGACCAACACCGGCCGCTGGGTGCTCGCCGCCGACGACCCCGACCGCTGGGCGATCTCGGCCGGGGTGCTGCCCCAGGTGAAGGACGGCGACGGCCCGGGCGTCATCGCCCCGCTGCAGACCACCGACAGCAACCTTCAGGTGCTCGAGCCCGGTCAGGTGCCCCGTGAGCTCGGCCAGGTCGACGTCGTGTTCCCGCTGCTGCACGGTCCGTTCGGTGAGGACGGCACGCTGCAGGGCCTGCTCGAGCTGACCGACATCCGCTACGTCGGCGCCGGCGTGCTGGCCTCCGCGGCCAGCATGGACAAAGCCGTGATGAAGGTCATGCTGAAGGGCGCGGGCCTGCCGATCGGCGAGTACGTCGTGGTGCGGCCGGGCGCCTGGGAGCGAGACCCGGACGCCGTGCGCGACGACGTCGAGGAGCTCGGCTGGCCGGT
This genomic interval from Kineosporia sp. NBRC 101731 contains the following:
- a CDS encoding NAD(P)H-dependent glycerol-3-phosphate dehydrogenase — protein: MSRVAVMGTGSWGTTFAVVLADAGSKVTMWGRRPEVCEAIAGRHENPDYLPGLELPHTITADPDPAVALDGADIVVLAVPAQTLRTNLATWKPLIGPSAVTVSLMKGVEKGTLKRMSEVIGEVLEIGPERNAVVSGPNLAAEIAARQPTATVVACTDHDTAEQVAAACSAPYFRPYTNHDVIGVELSGAVKNVIALAVGMVEGMGLGDNSKASIITRGLAEITRLGVALGAEPATFAGLAGMGDLVATCASPLSRNRTFGVHLGQGMTVDEVVAITNRTAEGVKSTGAILGLAREHGVDMPIAEAVTGVVNGEVPLSELAGSLLSRARKSELA
- a CDS encoding aminotransferase class I/II-fold pyridoxal phosphate-dependent enzyme; the encoded protein is MSDSSQGKLASATLVVTAGRPAGTPNQPMNVPVVLTSTYTASDFSHQPGDLGYGRWGNPTWTALEDAVGALEGGPALAFGSGMAAISAVLNLVPLGGTVVIPDAPYSGTAQLAGELAAAGRLAVRPVPMADTDVVVGALEGADLVILETPTNPLMDVADLATIIAAARSREVLTAVDNTFATPLLQQPLSLGAHMVVHSATKYLSGHSDVLLGIVVTAEESPQLQQRLHGHRTINGAIPGPMEAWLVLRGLRTLALRVERASANAAELARRLGDHPAVAKVRYPGLPGHPGHELARAQMRGFGAMLSFELNGSAEQAEKVCAATRLWVHTTSLGGVESSLERRRRHGGESKLVPESLIRLSAGIEDVEDLWADLSQALDAAGR
- a CDS encoding D-alanine--D-alanine ligase family protein, encoding MDAIQPVTSTDPGITAPRKPRVAVLFGGRSSEHAVSCATASSVLRAIDHDAYDVIPIGVTNTGRWVLAADDPDRWAISAGVLPQVKDGDGPGVIAPLQTTDSNLQVLEPGQVPRELGQVDVVFPLLHGPFGEDGTLQGLLELTDIRYVGAGVLASAASMDKAVMKVMLKGAGLPIGEYVVVRPGAWERDPDAVRDDVEELGWPVFVKPARAGSSVGISKVDGPEDLDAAIAEALKHDRKLVIEAAVAGREIECAVLQAADGSVATSLPGEIEFVGEHTFYDFEAKYLDNATKLSCPADLPHDVLARVRDLSVRTFEAMNCEGLARVDFFVQADGSVVVNEINTMPGFTSSSMYPRMWAATGLEYPELIDRLIRTALARPTGLR